A genomic window from Massilia sp. METH4 includes:
- a CDS encoding TonB-dependent receptor gives MRHLQKTALAVAIAQLSFWTHGAASGQEVSANTNAPAAGNGAVVVVSGQRSALQSAQKLKQDADEVVDSVVAEDIGKLPDRSITEVLSRVVGVTMDRSMAGDPQHYAVEGSGIAIRGLTYVRSEMNGRESFSANGGRSLSFTDVPPELMAGVDVYKNPSAEQIEGGISGLVNLRTAMPFDFKGFKGSISGSYAWSELRKGQPKPTGSLLLSDRWNTRFGEFGALVDLASSVSHTRTDELFIEAYYPNANVEPGRTVWVPRGAQWRSMNWERDRKGQYAAFQWRPNRDLTASLTYFQSKYKEGWSEQALISQETGDRPYGIQVTNGVFDKNGAFISGVISNPANGGINLNSDRRVSDRRSATRDLGLNLKWRIAPAWSATTDFQVIRASTEALDSDVATGIRMQKETLDLSGDIPRITFDAADLAYLSNPANYYWGYTMEHKDRSKAESKAWKTDVKYDFDHAVLRDLRFGVRLQNRNSRNQNTNPSYNWQAVSQPWMLGNQIDRLATLDDPKFAGGATLRTFDNFFGGDAQVPAIMFPDDAMARGYPDSYAKLHTYREILCAEKGSTCTPWPRATFNEEPAGTNYQEEKTRALYTQLRFGWDNLRYPVDGNIGMRYVKTKSTAYGYTTYTPSVSIRDLQNNPNAAGRDKIANIAPIAERRDYENDYGHWLPSLNLRLKYSDELQFRMAVARAMSRPDFSQMKAYTPLSQTATTITTNGATTVTNASLTGTADGNPNLRPITATSVDVTAEWYFAKAGSLTAAVFNKDLKNVIVNQLYNYEVTDVNGRVQNFAVTGPVNGAHGFARGFELAYQQYYDWLPGYLKGLGVQASFTYVDSERKLDNPVSAEYCSGGDGASNLNLYINGCDTDGRTFGNLPMQGLSKRTVNFALMYERGPISARVAYNWRSRYLAGVNQWGTRDTNGKDTNPASPTFGQNNVAWGLPLWQEDYGQVDASIFWNVTDKLRIGLEGQNLNDARSKQTMQQHAGTFGHAWFVTGPRYAVQASYNF, from the coding sequence GTGAGACACCTTCAGAAAACGGCGCTCGCCGTTGCCATCGCTCAACTTTCATTCTGGACCCATGGCGCAGCGTCGGGTCAGGAAGTTAGCGCTAACACGAACGCCCCCGCAGCCGGCAACGGCGCCGTCGTCGTCGTCAGTGGGCAGCGGTCCGCCCTGCAGTCGGCGCAAAAGCTGAAACAGGATGCCGACGAAGTCGTCGACTCGGTCGTGGCCGAGGATATCGGCAAGCTGCCGGACCGGTCCATCACGGAAGTACTGAGCCGCGTGGTGGGCGTGACCATGGACCGCAGCATGGCGGGTGACCCGCAGCACTACGCAGTGGAAGGCTCCGGCATCGCGATCCGTGGCCTGACCTACGTGCGCTCGGAAATGAACGGGCGCGAATCGTTCTCCGCCAACGGCGGCCGCTCGCTCAGCTTCACCGACGTGCCGCCGGAACTGATGGCTGGGGTGGACGTCTACAAGAACCCGTCCGCCGAGCAGATCGAGGGCGGCATCTCCGGCCTCGTCAATCTGCGCACGGCCATGCCGTTCGACTTCAAGGGGTTCAAGGGCTCCATCTCGGGCTCGTATGCGTGGTCCGAACTGCGCAAGGGGCAGCCCAAGCCGACCGGCTCGTTGCTGCTGTCGGACCGCTGGAACACGCGTTTCGGCGAGTTCGGTGCCCTCGTCGACCTGGCTTCCTCGGTCAGCCATACCCGCACCGACGAGCTGTTCATCGAAGCCTACTACCCGAACGCGAACGTGGAACCGGGCCGCACGGTGTGGGTGCCGCGCGGCGCGCAGTGGCGCTCGATGAACTGGGAACGCGACCGCAAGGGCCAGTACGCGGCGTTCCAGTGGCGGCCGAACCGCGACCTGACGGCATCGCTCACCTACTTCCAGTCGAAGTACAAGGAAGGCTGGTCGGAACAGGCGCTTATCTCGCAGGAGACCGGCGACCGACCCTACGGCATCCAGGTGACGAACGGCGTGTTCGACAAGAACGGTGCCTTCATCTCCGGCGTGATCTCGAACCCGGCCAACGGCGGCATCAACCTGAATTCGGACCGCCGTGTCTCCGACCGCCGCTCCGCCACGCGCGATCTGGGCCTGAACCTGAAATGGCGCATCGCGCCGGCCTGGAGTGCGACGACCGACTTCCAGGTCATCCGTGCCAGCACCGAGGCACTCGATTCCGACGTGGCGACCGGCATCCGCATGCAGAAGGAAACGCTGGACCTGTCCGGCGACATTCCGCGCATCACCTTCGATGCCGCCGACCTGGCCTACCTGTCGAACCCGGCGAATTACTACTGGGGCTACACGATGGAGCACAAGGACCGTTCGAAGGCCGAGAGCAAGGCCTGGAAGACGGACGTCAAGTACGACTTCGACCATGCGGTACTGCGCGACCTGCGCTTTGGCGTGCGCCTGCAGAACCGCAACTCACGCAACCAGAACACGAACCCCAGCTACAACTGGCAGGCCGTCAGCCAGCCCTGGATGCTGGGCAACCAGATCGATCGCCTGGCCACGCTGGACGATCCGAAGTTCGCCGGCGGCGCCACGCTGCGCACCTTCGACAACTTCTTCGGCGGCGACGCGCAGGTGCCGGCGATCATGTTCCCGGACGACGCGATGGCACGCGGCTATCCGGACAGCTATGCCAAGCTGCACACCTACCGCGAGATCCTGTGCGCAGAGAAGGGTTCCACGTGCACGCCATGGCCGAGGGCGACGTTCAACGAGGAGCCGGCCGGCACCAACTACCAGGAAGAGAAGACGCGCGCGCTCTACACGCAGCTGCGCTTCGGCTGGGACAACCTGCGCTACCCGGTGGACGGCAATATCGGCATGCGCTACGTGAAGACGAAGTCCACCGCCTACGGCTACACGACCTATACCCCGAGCGTGAGCATTCGCGACCTCCAGAACAACCCCAACGCCGCGGGCCGGGACAAGATCGCCAACATCGCTCCGATCGCTGAGCGCCGCGACTACGAAAACGACTACGGCCACTGGCTGCCAAGCCTCAACCTGCGCTTGAAGTACAGCGACGAGCTGCAATTCAGGATGGCGGTCGCGCGGGCGATGTCGCGCCCGGACTTCTCGCAGATGAAGGCCTACACGCCACTGTCGCAGACGGCGACCACCATCACGACCAACGGCGCGACGACTGTCACCAACGCCTCGCTGACCGGCACCGCCGATGGCAACCCGAACCTGCGCCCCATTACCGCCACCTCGGTGGACGTGACGGCCGAATGGTACTTCGCCAAGGCCGGCTCGCTGACCGCCGCGGTGTTCAACAAGGACCTGAAGAACGTGATCGTCAACCAGCTGTACAACTACGAAGTCACGGACGTGAACGGCCGCGTGCAGAACTTCGCGGTAACGGGCCCGGTCAACGGCGCGCACGGCTTCGCGCGCGGCTTTGAGCTGGCCTACCAGCAGTACTACGACTGGCTGCCGGGCTACCTGAAAGGCCTGGGCGTGCAGGCCAGCTTCACCTACGTGGACAGCGAGCGCAAGCTGGATAACCCGGTGAGCGCCGAATATTGCTCGGGCGGCGACGGCGCCTCCAACCTGAACCTGTACATCAACGGCTGCGACACCGACGGCCGCACCTTCGGCAACCTGCCGATGCAGGGCCTGTCGAAGCGCACCGTGAACTTCGCCCTGATGTACGAACGCGGCCCGATCTCGGCACGGGTGGCCTACAACTGGCGCTCGCGCTACCTGGCCGGCGTGAACCAGTGGGGCACGCGCGACACGAACGGCAAGGACACCAACCCGGCCAGCCCGACCTTCGGCCAGAACAACGTGGCCTGGGGCCTGCCGCTGTGGCAGGAAGACTACGGCCAGGTGGACGCGTCGATCTTCTGGAACGTCACGGACAAGCTGCGCATCGGCCTGGAAGGGCAGAACCTGAACGACGCGCGCTCGAAGCAGACGATGCAGCAACATGCCGGCACGTTCGGGCATGCATGGTTCGTGACGGGGCCGCGGTACGCGGTTCAGGCGAGCTACAACTTCTGA
- a CDS encoding aldo/keto reductase translates to MQTRQLANFTVPEIGLGCWQLGGGWRDDWDDAVAQQTLATAYDAGVRFIDTADVYGDGASERSIGSFLATHQDPSLVVATKLGRAGIYPDGYTRTSLREATLRSIERLGVQALDLTQLHCVPTDVLRQGHVFDWLRELQQEGLIRRWGASVESVEEGMICLEQDGLASLQVIFNIFRQKPAEQLLPRAKAQNVGIIVRLPLASGLLGGKITRETVFRQDDHRHFNRDGQHFNVGETFAGLELERGIAAAEQVAALVPPGMTMAQMALRWILDHDAVSVVIPGASSPAQVTANVAAAGVPPLPATLRAALAEVYVQQVRDHIRGPY, encoded by the coding sequence ATGCAAACACGACAACTCGCCAACTTCACCGTCCCCGAAATCGGTCTCGGCTGCTGGCAGCTGGGGGGCGGCTGGCGCGACGACTGGGATGACGCGGTAGCGCAGCAGACGCTGGCCACCGCGTACGACGCCGGCGTGCGCTTCATCGACACGGCCGACGTCTACGGCGACGGCGCCAGCGAGCGCTCGATCGGCAGCTTCCTCGCGACCCACCAGGACCCTTCCCTCGTCGTGGCCACGAAGCTCGGCCGCGCCGGCATCTATCCGGACGGCTACACGCGCACATCGCTGCGCGAAGCCACGCTGCGCTCGATCGAGCGGCTCGGCGTGCAAGCGCTGGACCTCACGCAGCTGCACTGCGTGCCCACCGACGTGCTTCGCCAGGGCCACGTCTTCGACTGGCTGCGCGAGCTGCAGCAGGAAGGGCTGATCCGCCGCTGGGGCGCCAGCGTGGAATCGGTCGAGGAAGGCATGATCTGCCTGGAGCAGGATGGCCTGGCCTCGCTGCAGGTGATCTTCAACATCTTCCGCCAGAAGCCGGCGGAACAATTGCTGCCGCGCGCGAAGGCGCAAAACGTGGGCATCATCGTGCGCCTGCCGCTGGCCAGCGGCCTGCTGGGCGGGAAGATCACGCGGGAGACCGTGTTCCGCCAGGACGACCACCGCCACTTCAACCGCGACGGCCAGCATTTCAACGTGGGCGAAACCTTCGCGGGCCTGGAGCTGGAGCGCGGCATCGCCGCCGCCGAACAGGTGGCCGCCCTCGTCCCGCCGGGCATGACGATGGCGCAGATGGCGCTGCGCTGGATCCTCGACCACGACGCCGTCTCCGTGGTGATTCCCGGCGCCAGCTCGCCCGCGCAGGTCACCGCCAACGTGGCCGCCGCCGGCGTCCCGCCGCTGCCCGCCACGCTGCGCGCCGCGCTGGCCGAGGTGTACGTGCAGCAGGTGCGCGACCATATTCGCGGGCCGTACTGA
- a CDS encoding amidohydrolase: MAQPAAPLKGDVRARVDAMYPWLDGIYKDLHAHPELAFQEVRTAGKLAAEMRKLGFEVTEKVGRTGIVAVLRNGAGPTVLVRTDLDGLPMEEKTGLPYASRARAQSDGRETYVMHSCGHDVHMASWLGTARTLVELKQRWQGTLVFIGQPAEEITSGAKAMLDDGLFKRFPRPDHAFALHTWPLAHGTVGFEEGPVSSNSDGLDIVFKGRGGHGSAPDKTVDPVTIAARFVVDVQTVISREKDPKEFGVVTIGAINGGTVGNIIPDSVEVHGTIRSYSPQVREKLLDGVRRVANASAAMAGAPAPDVKLRAGGQAIVNNAALVRSTEAVFKDAFGDANAQRMPAMTASEDFSLFVNQGIPSMFFFTGVYDPKDVAEAQRPGGKPVAFNHSPFYAPVPEPSIKTAAVAMSLAVLGVVGR; this comes from the coding sequence CTGGCCCAGCCGGCCGCCCCGCTGAAGGGCGATGTGCGCGCGCGCGTCGACGCCATGTATCCCTGGCTCGACGGCATCTACAAGGACCTGCATGCCCACCCGGAGCTGGCGTTCCAGGAAGTGCGCACCGCCGGCAAGCTGGCCGCCGAGATGCGCAAGCTGGGTTTCGAGGTGACGGAAAAGGTGGGCAGGACGGGCATCGTGGCCGTGCTGCGCAATGGCGCCGGCCCCACGGTACTGGTGCGCACGGACCTCGACGGCTTGCCGATGGAAGAGAAGACGGGGCTGCCGTACGCCAGCCGCGCCAGGGCGCAGAGCGACGGGCGCGAAACCTACGTCATGCACAGCTGCGGGCACGACGTGCACATGGCCAGCTGGCTGGGGACGGCGCGCACGCTGGTGGAGCTGAAGCAGCGCTGGCAGGGTACCCTGGTCTTCATCGGCCAGCCGGCCGAGGAAATCACGTCCGGCGCGAAGGCGATGCTGGACGACGGCCTGTTCAAGCGCTTCCCCCGGCCCGACCACGCGTTCGCGCTGCATACCTGGCCGCTGGCGCACGGCACGGTGGGCTTCGAGGAGGGACCGGTGTCCTCCAATTCCGACGGACTGGACATCGTGTTCAAGGGCCGCGGCGGCCACGGCTCGGCGCCGGACAAGACCGTGGACCCCGTCACCATCGCCGCCCGCTTCGTGGTCGACGTGCAGACCGTCATCAGCCGCGAGAAGGATCCCAAGGAATTCGGCGTGGTGACGATCGGCGCGATCAATGGCGGCACGGTCGGCAATATCATCCCGGACAGCGTGGAAGTGCACGGCACCATCCGTTCCTACAGCCCCCAGGTGCGCGAAAAATTGCTGGACGGCGTGCGCCGCGTGGCCAACGCCTCGGCCGCCATGGCCGGCGCGCCGGCGCCCGACGTGAAGCTGAGAGCCGGCGGCCAGGCCATCGTCAACAACGCGGCGCTGGTGCGCAGCACGGAAGCCGTGTTCAAGGACGCGTTCGGCGACGCGAATGCGCAGCGCATGCCGGCGATGACGGCCAGCGAGGATTTCTCGCTGTTCGTCAACCAGGGCATCCCGTCGATGTTCTTCTTCACGGGCGTGTACGATCCGAAGGACGTGGCCGAGGCGCAGCGGCCGGGCGGCAAGCCGGTGGCGTTCAACCATTCGCCGTTCTATGCGCCGGTGCCGGAGCCGTCGATCAAGACGGCGGCGGTGGCGATGAGTCTCGCGGTGCTGGGGGTGGTGGGCAGATAG